CCAACTCCGGCAGACATGTAATCTGTGCTTGAAATTCTAGCTTTTACATCATCTGCATTGTGCATTTGTTGCTTCATTTTCTCACCTTTCCTCATTTCAGGTGCCTGTTACTTGTCTTGGAGCAGTCAAGGGTTGAAATCGCTGTTCTTCTGAATGAGCTGGCATATTTAAAATATGAAGCACCTCAAGACACTTCATCTACTGCTGAGGCATATTCTTTAAAGCGTCAAAACGTGGTGGTTGCCTACTCTTTGGTTGAGAAGATAATAAAACTAGTATCAAatgttggtgaaaatgatggtatATTAAAATTCAATTAATTTGATTCAGTTAGCCTTTATATCTATATTCTGTTTCTCCGTGAATATGGTTGCTTTGCTCAAATTCGGTCCAGTTGGCCTACTATTGTGATCATGCATATTGGTAATACAGAAAAGAGACGAGGgataattttctcatgtatATTGATGTTATGAAATATTTTCTAGATACTCTAAATGGTTCACATACAATGTATTCTGTTTCACACTGATTTGGGCAGGTGTAGGGATGAGTTGTGGTCAGCTTTTTCCCTTTTACCTGGGGTGGTGGTCAATATTATGCAACTTTTAGCTATACTGGTTTCATTGTCTGTACTCACATATAGGGAACGACTAGAGTCAATATGTGGATTTGCTTGAGAAAGTGATTTTCATCTCACATTTGATACTGGTTTTGACACTGTTGGAAAACTGTGTGTGTATAAAATCTTGTGAATTGATCATAGTGCATTTTTAATACTGATACTCTTTTGCTTTACAGGGAACCTTCTTGATGAAGGCACATTCACAAAGCTGATTCAACAACTTAATGAGACGGTTGCTGTTATACTAGAGTATTTAGAAGATGCAAAAGTAATTCTGATGATTAGTTGtctatgtaattttaacatttaaTATACAGCAAAGTATAACATTGAAATTGTACAGGAACATGGGCAAAAGAAAGGCGATGATTTACTTGCTTCGGTAAGAATTATTGGGAGGTATGATTTTTTATGATTGcttcctttgcatttttatttattagtacTTTGACACTAGATGGATGGGTTCGAGGTTATGTATTTCATTAATCCCTTGAATGATTTAATTCTAATCATGTATTGAGGACATCTTTCATCCAACTTATGAAGTTGACACTTGATATTGTGTGGAGGGTGCATTTTTACTGGTATATTGTGCATACATTGACTAAACACATGTTATTATGTCAAAAAATTGTTGCACCAGGAAAGGAATTGTGCACATTTGATTTGTTTTCCAAAGGCTAATTGTAAACTGTATGAAAATCTTAGCTAATATAGGTACTTCGTGTTTCTTCAATCTCCATTCACATCCTCCAGACAAAAGGTGCATTTTGTCGAGTACCAACTATTGTAGAAGCTTATATTAGGTGGAGGTTGAAGAATGCTTTCATATTTAATACACTCTTCATGCAAGTGCACTTCAAGCTTGACATGTGGGCCTTGATAGCATGTCAAGGACTGGAGACTCACAATTTATGACTTTCTACAGCTGTTACTTCGTGATGACATTCTCATATATTTGATACATTCTCTTACATTTTTGTACTTTGTAGAAATTTACCTAGGTAAGATTAAGagcttttattttatatttgtttcaGCTATCTTGCAGAAGCGCCACTTGCATGCCAGGAGAAGGTTAAAGATCTTTTAGGATATATGCTTTCTGTTGAAGGCGAAGATGAACAAAGGTatctttaaataaataattattggtAAATCTTTTATACAGGGTGTATTTTGGAGCATGGATATTTATATGATAGGTACCAGAAAATTGATAATGAAAAttgcagaagataggttttgaTATTGCTTGCAAATAGGTTTGAATAAGCTGAATTAAGTGcacaagatatatatatatatatatatatatatatatacatatatatatatatatatgcatacaaATACTAAGTAGAGCTTCTCCCTCCTTTTCTCTATCTTGGGTAGCATGAAATCTTTTGATAACACAGGTTCCCATTTCTCAATGATATCCCACTATCAAGATAATGGGTTGAATCACATGAAACCATTTCATAGAAGTTTATTGATTCCCTTATTGTTCGGTAGGAAAGGCTGTTTCACAAAATGTACTTCACTACTTCTAAGTATTTCCTCCATAGCtcctatatctatctatatgaAGAAGAAATCATGTAACGACTGGAATTATTATTTGTGCAAATGATATTTTGAACTTGGAACGAACTTGAAGAAGTTAACGGTACTTCTTTATTGTTTGAGTTGTTCTTCTGGATCGGTTGCTCGAGGCCTTTTGTCTCTACTCTGAGTCCCAGACgaccaaattaaaaaaatgagatCACTTCTTTTGGACTCTTTCCCTAGTTTTGTCTTTAGCCAATATATCATGACAAGTAAAAAGGGGTATAGTAACTTTGTGTCTGATGAGGTGTATCTCACCTCTTCCCCCTCCAAAGTTATCATGGGCCTTGAGTCCGCATCAGAATAGCTTTTGGTTAAATTAATTCTGTGTTGCAGGCCTTTCTACTCTGTGTGCTTTCTGCTACCTATGTTGTGTCAAATTACTATGAAGGTTGAAGGGTGTAAAGCTCTGGCTTCTTGTGGAGAACTTAAGGCTGTAAGTTTTCGTCTGGGtccaatatttatatttttaaaattagcaCATTCTTTCTTTCCCGTACTTCTTTGTTGGTTTGTAACTGCATTTTAACTTAAAGTTGGATCTTTACGTATAACTAAACAAAATGCTAATGGTTGCCTGATCATTGCATAGTTCTTTTTATATTACATGCAGTTCATGTATGTTCTCGAACATTACTTTTTACAATTGTTGCAGCAGCATCTTTTGATAACATTACTAgcaaaactttattttttgtaaATATAATGGGTCTATTTCGCAGGTTTTAGATTGCCTCAGTAATTTAATTGGGTCTAATGGTTATACGGTTGAGGATAGCAGTTGCATCTTCTTGGCATGTGATACAATAATGAACCTTCTACTGAAGGTGATGTCTTCTTCCTATTAATTAGCCTTGTTATACTATATTGGTTATGCAAAATTTGACATAAGTTACACCTTTTGGACTGTAGAAAGACAAAGTGCAGTTGACATTAGATGGATCAGTTTTTGCAGATCTTCTTAAAGCATTGGCTTATTGGTCAGGTACTACACTGATTAGCAGCCATTAGATTAAGTATAGTCATTTGGGCTATTATATTATCAAATTTTTTGCTTGCTCATCTTCTTGTTTGCATGCATTTATATGTCTGTCATCTTGGACCACCTGAGGTTTTTGCCTGTTCATTCTGCTGCGAATGGACTAGCATTTATCTAGAAAAAACAAGTGATTTCTGTTTGTCATATTGGACCACCTGAATGCTTATAGCTGTATCTCAGTTCAATTTTGTCATATATGTGTGGGAAATAGCATTAGGGTCAGAATCCTTTAAAACTGAGTTGTGAGAGGATATGGAGTTTTTTGTCTAGAGATTCAGTAAAGGAGACTATAATTCTTCCTTGTTGAGGAACCTTGTTATCTGTTTCCTTTTGGGTGATGTTGAATATAGAGTGAGAAACAAACTCTTGAGGTCAAGACTAAGTATTGTGTTATTGATTTGGAAAAAAGACAACCTTgaaaaacacacaaaattgAGTCTTGAAAAGTAAAACCTAGGGTATCATTCAGTTGTGCTAAGATAGGATGATCAAGACTACAAAAGAAAGGGGAAGTCATCTTGCATACTTTCTCTAAGAGCGGGGATTGGGATTTTGGAAATAATCCCATCTTTTCCTGGGATATTAAGTGGTTATGCTTGGTCTTGTCCTTATCATGTGTCATTGCACCCCATgagaaaattatgatttttaaaattggaaaaaatTGTAGCAGATGGGATTAAATGATTAGAAACATTTGACCATGAAATAAGTTTTATAGATCTTGCTGACTGGTTCTTGTACTGTTGATTTAAATCTGGCAAATAACATCATTGCTAAACATaatgtttatttgtttattcattgaattgaaaacatgaaattaaattgttgttttaaattttagttATTGAAACATGTTTTGTAGAAAATACTGATGACATGTCAAGTATGATGATGGCTGCAAGCATTTGTGCACTCATATTTGATTTTACATCAGAAGAGGCTCTTCTAAACCAGCCTGATTTCAACCATAGCACTCTTAGCAGTCTTTATCAGCTCATTGCAAGATGTCTGGCTTCATCAGAACAGGTGAATTCCTGTATTCATTTTAGTTGACACTATTTTCTTCTGCTCTGTACTTTGTTGTTCAGTTAAAATTCTCACTCTTCAATTCCAAATCGTGCTTTATAAAGCTTGCTATACTTAGTAAGAAATTACTACATGTTACAGTGGTGTGCTTGATATAGTTGtattttaatttcataatttctATTGCAGGATACTGAAACGGATATGGATCTTTCTGAGATTATCTCTGCTGGTATGTTACTATGTCCTAGTGATTAGAGCACTacatgctattttttttttggtcaatggttAAATGATCTGTCATTAAACCTGTGAAGGTGGTAAAAGAGTTGGGCTTTGTTGAGCACTACATGCTATGTGAAGTAGTTCTTGCATTCTGTAAcacttttttgttgttgtgcAGGCTTCTCTCGATGGGCTCATCGTTATCCGCAAATCAAAGTCGCAGTCAAAATATGATTTTGGTATTCTCAATATGGATCAAGTGTACATGGATGCTTCACTTTTGACATAGAAGATCTGTTTATAACTTTATGTTGGTTTGTAATGAGCTTAATTAAATTGAATGTTTACTGTAAAAATAtcttatattattattaaatcatgtcttatccataGCAATGCAtcagtttgaactttgaattgTTAGTTAGTTATTATCATTGTTAAACTCGTCTATGGATGTGCCGATACATGAAGAGTGACAAAAATTTAGATTATTTCCCCCCCCTTAATTCATATAATTTGACCCTCTATCATAGGTTACCTCCAGACGCCATGTAACGTGTTTATTTATTATACTTTGACCCAAATGTGTTGTTAATTATATTAGGACCCCCAAAATTTTACTACCCGCCCAAATCCCAATCCAACCCACAAGTTCATACAACCCaacccaaacccagaaattcaagAGATTTCTCAATAGCATGACATGACTGCAACAACTCATGCCTGACCTCTTGTAATGAATCGTCTTTTATAGGCACTGTATCGAAATGCTCAAACAATGGCCTTGGAGATTGAATCGGTTGGATGTTCAATAATTCATTTACAAAAGTTGAAGGTTTTCTTTTTGCCTGAAAATTCAAACATTTAAAAGTAAAGTTACATAGACTTCCAAGCTAAATGTTTACTGTTTCAACTAGAAACAATCATGGATGAAGATGATTGAATTCCAAAGCCTACTTTTGCTCATCAACCTCATTCAGAAATTCAACCTACTCCAGCCAGACTCCCCTCCCTATGCAACTCATAAAGGTTCAATCTTTATTCTCTCGTGTTTCTGGATTTCGTCACATTCATGACTCCTACACCTTTCGAATCAAACCACTTCACCCCGTTGAAGACCCGCAAATTGCAAAACCTTAGTCTCAAAACTCAAATTGCGAAGCACTAGTCGCAAAATTCTAATTGCAAAACACAAATCAATAGGGGCAATCCAGCCTTTTTCCCTAGCCATCTCAAGCAACCATATCGAAACCACAACCTAACCCCTTTTCCATGTCGACGACCTGAGGACAACCACATTGGGGAACCATCGCGGCCAGCATTACGTGACCATCGCCACTCAACCTTCCAATTGGATAAAGCCATCATCACAACAACCCCAGCCGATCGTGGCCCCTATTTGTGGTCGCACCAAAACCTTCAGCAAGCAGCGAACTAGGGAAAGATAGTGAGTAAGGTAGAGATAACGAGCAACGAGATGTGCTTGACTACGACCAAATAAATGACCACAACAACCAACTTGGGAGTGAGGTAGAGACGTGACCAACTGGTGAACAACGACAACGAGATGTGATTGGAGCTTGGGAAGAGTTGCGGGGGGAACAACTCGAAGAGAAAGGATTTGAATCTAAGTGAGTTGGGGTTCGTGTTTGTTTAGAATTTTTTCTAGGCTAGCTTTCCAGACTCGAATCTAAGTGAATTGGGTTTtttgcaagatttttttttctggccAGCTTATGTACGTGCATCTTTTTTTTAGTATAAAATGGATCTCTTTGAAATAATAGAAATTAGAATATCCTAGAACCAATTTTGTATTATCTGAAATATTGTTTGGAGTCATAATACTACAATTTAGAGTAAATATGGGTCAATAGTGTGGAGAGATAAATGGGATGGGAACCTATGATACCACATTAATGGGGATGGTGCAAACTTACACAAAGATAATTTGTGTGTATATATTTGGTCGACCTCAAAGTTCTATCACATCATTTTACACTTCAAGTGCCGAAGCATAGCCATTCAAGTTCACCACTATTCttcttgacttttttttttaatttaacctCACTTGGATAGCGAACCCAAGGCAAACCGCACTAACACTTTGTTTGGAAGGACCGAAAATACGTGGGCACAAATGTGCAATCAACCATGACACACTTCCAAGTGGACACCATGTTAGTCCAAATACAAAGATATTGTACATCTTGTATTCAATGGGAAGGATGAAACAAATATATATGGGGAGATGACTACTTGGAATTTAAGCCTGAGAGATGGATATCAGAGAGAGGACGCATTATACACATGCCATCTTACAAGTTCATACCTTTCAATGCAGGGCCTAGAAGTTGTTTGGGTAAAGGCACCACTTTCATTATGTTAAAGATGGCTGCAGCTGCTATACTACCCAAATTTCGCATACAAGTTATGGAAGGTCATCTTGTAACCCCGAGGCTTTCTGTAGTTATGGGTATGAGATATGGCTTGAAGGTCCATGTTACTAAAAGATGCACTTGATTGAGGCATTAATCCTTGTGATTTTCTAATTGATTTGTGATGTATGTTGTATGATCTTTCTTAAAAGTGTGTGCCTTTGGATgctttcaagttttttttttgaattgaaATAAGTTACAATTTAATTCGTAAGAAGATGAGatattttctgtttcttttgattAGGTGTGACCGTGTGAGCCAATTTTTAAAATCATGGaggtttatcttttattttgttattttcaagCGTATTTAAATTTAAGCaccataattaaaaaaattatcatttacaggaattatttttattttctctcttttttttcctcCTGCTATCTTCTTCATGTACAACAAAAAACCAACAATAGGTATTTGGGACTGGACCTCTCTTCTTtgtgaaaatgaattttataacAAATTTCTCACAAATTGCACTTTCAATCTTTGATGGAGAAAACTACGATCTATGGGCTGTCAAAATGCAGGCTTATCTGGAGGCTTAAGATATTTTGGAAGCTATAGATTATGATTTCCTTCCACTGCTGGTCAATCCCACATGGCCCATATCAAGAATCgtatggaaaaaaaatattatacctGGAAAACAAAGGTTAAATATGGGTGAGTATGTTAACCACGCAAAATCATTTGTTGCTTAAAGCTTAGCAACATTGCTTATACAAACACCTACACTGCACTCAAAGTGACGTGGTTAACATACCCACTCACACATTTAATTTCTACTAACACCTACAAAGCATCTACCCCCATACTAAAGTTGAATTCATCTAAATGCTCAGCCAAAACTCTCAATCACACATTTATACAAACATCTTCAATGCATTCTCAAACAACCTTTCTAAAGCAGGTAATAAGCACCATATCAGTAAAGCTCTGACAACAAATATGGCAGAGATGAAGACAACAGCATATTAGCAATTAACAAAATTTCGTAACTAACTTTTGAGACAGGCCAACCAGGTAATCGGTCGTTACTCTTGAatgttgattaaaaaaatactatATCCAATTAAGTATCCAACAGCTGGGAAGGGGTCCTACACCGTGCAGGCGTGCATGGATGCATCTGCACCATAGTCCGAGCCTTGTAAACTGTacttgaaataaataatataaaattatatttaaaaaaatttcctGGCACGAACTAAAATAAAAGTTAGTACATGAGGAAtttgtatttttaaaattatttttctcatttATGTTTATTTTGGCGTTAGAGCAAAATGAAAGCAAAAAACTATTATCGGATAAGTTAGAATTTGTCATGTTTAGTTTAAGGGGTTGTTTAAATGACTGATGTGAGTTACTAACTCACAACCCAATGAACCAATtagattttttataaataaatatgatacaaaaatttcaactcacttatctttaatgtgattggacgatgagttatttaactcaaatcttatcatgggtcatttagacaaccccttaatTTAATGTGAATCAGAGAAGAAAGATGGTAACATGTTGAGGCAAGCAAGCCACACAAAGACGACAAACTGGGCCAATAGGAATATGACGAGCGACCAAGACACCTGCAACAGGAAGAGCATTGAGGCAAGCAAGGCACACAAAGAACTTGACATTCTCTAATATTGCCAGACTCCAAAGCCAAGCCCACGACATCGATGCTACCAAAGAATGTGACAAAATCCAAGTGTAAGTCGATTTGACGGTGTAAACACCCTTCAGACTCGCCGTCCAAATACAACGATCACGCATAGCCAGATCACGACGCGCGACTTGCGAATCACCTCCTGGATGTCATTAGACAACATCGTATAAAGCCTCATCAGATGACAGTTCAATTCCCATCAGCATCAGAAACATCCCTCACTCGCAACTCAGAGTCATGAATATCCACGAACGAAACAACATCACATAAAGACCCTGCACTAGTCCAATCATCATACCCAAAAAAGAGC
This is a stretch of genomic DNA from Lotus japonicus ecotype B-129 chromosome 1, LjGifu_v1.2. It encodes these proteins:
- the LOC130727311 gene encoding uncharacterized protein LOC130727311 produces the protein MEPNQEQSPNLEECLKLLKGERDEQRLAGLLLVTKFCKADDHSSLCRVYDAVGPIFLDRLLRTGMGRGTISSGRGNNRDAYLSLAVTVLSTFSRVPEIASSEDMVVQIPLILEVMSTQSGSSVLEECYEFLYLVSTASENGLMRFYESKGIKILASQMSSLQDGSHLVEISVKLLQLILRRISLDTIQNNYLAELSVIVAVIARQFAVLHNSLKFEALHLLNAILSSKDSSQLRDALQLLPQDSWSHNIRVGVMAVLQNRVAPAERLQALILAESMISMYGEDWLIRQVSTNDAQDPTPADMCLLLVLEQSRVEIAVLLNELAYLKYEAPQDTSSTAEAYSLKRQNVVVAYSLVEKIIKLVSNVGENDGNLLDEGTFTKLIQQLNETVAVILEYLEDAKEHGQKKGDDLLASVRIIGSYLAEAPLACQEKVKDLLGYMLSVEGEDEQRPFYSVCFLLPMLCQITMKVEGCKALASCGELKAVLDCLSNLIGSNGYTVEDSSCIFLACDTIMNLLLKKDKVQLTLDGSVFADLLKALAYWSENTDDMSSMMMAASICALIFDFTSEEALLNQPDFNHSTLSSLYQLIARCLASSEQDTETDMDLSEIISAGFSRWAHRYPQIKVAVKI